GCTATAAATGGCGCTATAAGGCATATTTTGAGCGTTAAATTTATGCTCATTTGCAAACACAGCCCCACTTTTTGGCTCAAAAAGATATTCCATATCGTGCTTATCATCATAGCAAATCCGGCGCGTCTCATCTGAATAGCTTGTATCAAGCCTATAAAAGCCCATAAACAAGCTTTTGCCGTCTGTGTAATATCCGCTAGGAGCGCCATTTTCTGCCGTGATGTATCTTAGCTCGTTAGGATCTGCGTCAAGCTTTTCGCCCTTATAGTAAAGCATGCCGCCGTCTCTTGCAAAGCCAGCGTCAAATATAGGCTCTAAATTTGTGCTTTCAACCCTTTTTGTCCTGTAAAAATAAGGGCTATCATTGTAGCTTTTTATAAAAACGTGAACAAGGTTTTTCATAATGGCGATAAATTCGTTAAATCCGGGCTCTTTCTCGCTTCTAGTACTGCAATAATAGCTTATCTTGCCATCACCTAGATAGCCATTGCCAAGCACCTTAGCACTTTTTGGATCAAGACCAGGCAAAATTTCTCTAGCGCAATAGACATGATTTTTATCAGCCGCTACGTTTGAGTAGTCGTATGCGTGTTTTAGCTTTAAGACCCTAAAACTAGCCTCATCGACGCCTTTTAGCTCATACTTGCCGCTGCCTGAAATTTGAACGTAAATTTTACCATCAGGCGAGCGGTAAAACTCGCTACTATCAATGTTTGCAAAGCCTCTTTGATACTCGCCCTCATGCCAGAGATAAAGCATCGCCAAAACAAAAAATAGCGTCAAGATAACTAAAAAATAAATAAACCTAATAGTAATTTTTCTCATTATCTATAGTCATCCACCCTTTTTTTAAGCTCGCTTTTTTGCTTTTTATTTTTAAAAATAGCGCCAACTACCGAGGCCACAAATGCAATGGCAAGAAATATCCAGTAGGCATATTTTTGCGAGTAATCATCAAAGTCGCTTATCGCATCTATCACCACCTCGCCCTCAGCTGGCGTCATAGCGCCTTTATCTACCATTTTTACTATCTCATCAAGTTTTAAATTCTTAACATTTGGACCATAAGGACGAGTGAGAATTTCAACCACGCCAAGGTCGTTTATATCATAAACACTGCTGTTAAAACGCCAGCCATAGCCGACGTTATCAAAATAATATGTCTTATCGCCGTTTGCATATACTGCTCCGTAGCCATCGTTTCTTACAAGCCCTATCTTTCGCCACTGCTCTTTAGTATCAAGCCTAACGATACACGTGTGGCGTGAGCTTAGGCTGTGATCATTTTTCGTGTTGTGCCAAATTTCATAGGTTTTTAGAAAATATGTCTTGCCATCACTTATCACCACGTCGCCATATAGCGGCGTTATCTCGCCTTTAAACGGATCGTCTCCATCCCTTACAAACTCGCCCTCATCTATGCTGTTATACCACTGCCACTTTCGCTCCCAGTGATAGATACCGCCTTTGCCACGAAAGAGCGCATGATAGGAGTGCTCATCTTTTAGGTTAAAAAGTGGCTCGTATGGGGCAAATTTTGGGTCAAATTCATGATCGTTTGCATAGACCATGCCAGAATTTGGCTCATACAGATAGTGAATGCGCCATATCTCGCCGATATCACGCATTTGCGGGCTAAATTTGATCCCTAGTTTTGTGCTGTCATAATAGACATTTTCCCTATCAGTCGTAAAATGCACGCTCTTTCTGCCAGATACCTGCTCGATATAACGCATCTTGCTGGCATTTGCGCCCTCTAGCTCTTTGCCATCATGATAGACCTTCGCGCCGTCGCTTGCATAGCCAAAGCCCAAGATCGCAGCTAAATTAGCGTTATCAACCTGTCTAAATTTATAGATATGAGTTTGCGCTTTTGGGGTGTTAAACATTTTATGTGAGAAGATGTCCCAAAACTCTTTAAGTGCGGATATTTCGAGGTTCGTCTCGCTTACGCTATCGCAAAAATATGTTATCTTGCCATCGCCAAAATAGCCATTGCCAAGCGCTCTAACGCCATTTGGATCAAGCCCACTCATCACGAGATTACCGCAATATACCGCCTTATCGCTAGCGCCAACGTTTCTGTTGTCGTATTTGCCAGTGTCAATGTATCTAAATTTACTGGCCCTCACGCCTATTAGCTCAAATTTACCGCCGCTTGGTACCATGGCATAGACCTTGTCATCTTCGGTGGTATAAAACGCACTGCCTCTTATATCTTTAAATTTTTCTCTATCTTCATCTATATAGCCAGCGGAAATAAACATAAATATATAAATACCAAGCAAGATAAAAGCAAAAAGTAGCACTATGACAATTATTGGATATTTTTTTATCATTTTAATCCTGCAAATGACTCCATCTTGCGATACTTTATCTTCCCTACTCCAGCCCCTCGGCGATCTCAAGTACTTCAAAGTAGTCATTTTCAAGCTCTTCTAGCTCGGCTTTTGCCGCTTCTAGCTCATTATAAAGCGTGGTAAGACCTAGTTCTTGATAAATTTTTGGATCACTTAAACCCTCATTTAGCTCAGAAATTTTTGCTTCAAGGGCTGAAATTTTATCTGGATATGTGTTTAAAATTTGCGTTTGTTTGTAGCTTAGTTTTACGCCGGTTTTGCTCTTTTGTTTAGCTTCATTTTGGTTATTTGAGAGCTCTTTTTCAAATTTATCAAGCTCTTTTAGCTCATCTTCAAGTTCCAAATAAACGCTATACTCTTCATGTAAGACATTTATCTTTGTGCCCTCAAACGCCCAAAGCTTATTTGCCATCTTATCAACAAAATATCTATCGTGGCTAACTAGTAAGATCGCTCCCTCAAAGCTTTGCAAGTAGTCTTCTAAGATATTGATAGTTGCGATATCAAGGTCGTTTGTCGGCTCGTCAAGCACCAGCACGTCGTAGGTTTTTGTAAAAAGAAGTGCAAGTGCCACGCGGTTTTTCTCGCCGCCACTTAAAACGCCTATCTTTTTATCTAAAAATTCCTTTGGAAAGAGGAAATTTTTAAGATAGCCATAAACATGCATATTTCGCCCACGAACCAGCACATGATCGCCGCCATTTGGACAAAATGTCTCGATAAGGCTTTTATCATCATCAAGGACATTTCTAGCTTGGTCAAAGTAGCCAATACTCACCTCACCTCTTTTTATCTCGCCGCTACTTTGCTGCTCAAGTCCTAGCAAAATTTTAAGTAGCGTGCTCTTTCCACTGCCATTTCGTCCAACTATAGCTATCCTCTCGCCCTGTAAGACCCTTGCGTCAAATTTTTCAAAAAGCACCTTACCGTCTATGCTTTTACCTAAATTTTTAAACTCAAAGAGCATTTTTTTGCGGTTTTGGCTCTGCGTTTGGTTGAAATTTTTGCTCGCACGCTCCAGCTCAAGCCTCACGCGCCTTATCACACCTGGATTTTTCTTAGCCTCCTCGCGCATGGCGAGCACTCGCTCTTTTCTACCTTCATTTCGTTTTAGTCTAGCTTTTACGCCGCGCCTTAGCCACTCCTCTTCAGCTTTTAGCTGTTTTAGTAGCGTTTCATGCGACTTTGCAAGGCTTGCTAAAATTTCCTCTTTTTTGGTTAGATAGTTTGCATATCCACCATCAAAGCTTCTAAGCCCAGCCTCCTCGACCTCAACGCACCTAGTTGCCAGCGCATCGATAAAATACCTATCGTGGCTTATAAAAACTATGCTTTGATTTGAACCCTTTAGCATATCTTCAAGAAATTTGACCATGTAAACATCAAGGTGGTTTGTTGGTTCATCAAGTAGCAGCACATTTGGCTTTTTAAGGATGAGCGCACCCAGTGCCACGCGTCTGATCTCGCCGCCACTTAGCGAGCAAATGGGTCTATTTTCATACTCTTTTAGTTTAAATTCTTGCAAAATTCGCTCGATCTTATGCTCGATATTCCAGCCGTCTTTTGCCTCTATAAACTTTAAAAGTCTCTCTTGCTCTTTTAAAATTTCTTTGTTTTCAGGATCATTTGCTAGCAAGACGCCACTTTTTTCATACTCACTTATCGCGTCAAATATCTCTTTTAGCTCGTTATTTAACGCCTGCCTTACGGTAAAAGTTGCGTTAAAATTTGGAGTTTGAGCTAGCATCTCGACGCTTATTAAACTCTGCACTATGCGTCTGCCACTATCTACTGCCACCTCGCCAGAGATGATCTTCATAAGTGTACTTTTACCGCTGCCATTTTTACCGATGATCGCTATTTTCTCATTTTCATTTACACTAAAATTTACAGTGTTTAAAATCTCATTTGCGCTAAATTTTTTACTTACGTCTATCAGGTCGATTAATGCCATTTTTCTCTCATTTTTTAAATTTCTAGCGATTATATCAAAAAGGGAGCTAAAACCTAATTTTGGCTATAATCGCCAAAATTTTAAAATAATTAAGGAAAATTTAATGAACTTATCTATGAGAAAACTCGTAGTTCCAATATTTTTAGATATGTTTTTACACTTCATTACGCTCATCATCAACACCTACATGGTGACAAAGGTGAGCGTGCATCTAGTTGGTGCCATGGGTGCTGGCAATCAAGTGATGGATCTTTTTATGACCATTTTTAACTTCCTAAGTATTGGCTGTTCGGTCGTAGTAGCTCAAGCGCTGGGAGCTAAAAAGAACGATCTTGCTTCAAACGTCATACACGCAAGCATCACGTCAAATACACTCTTTGGTATCTTCTCGGCTATCATCATCTACGTCTTTGGCTATAACATCTTAAATTTACTAAACGTGCCAAAAGAGCTTATAAATGATAGCTTCTCATATCTTCACATCCTTGGCTTTGCCCTACTTTTTGATGGTATCGGTATGGTGCTAGCTGCAGTGCTTCGTGTTTATAACCTAGCAACTGCTGTTATGCTAACTTCAGTTTTAATGAACGTAATTACGATTTTAGGCAATGCTATCTCCCTTTTTGGCTGGTTTGATCTGCCAAATTTAGGTCTGCAAGGTGTAGCTATCTCGACACTTGTTGGCAGATTAGTAGGCATTTTTGTGCTAGCTTATATGCTGAGTAAAAAGGCAAAAGTTAAAATTTACTTTAAAAAGCTACTTGTCGTGCCATTTGAAATTTTAAAGAAAATTCTCTCAATCGGCCTTCCAAGTGCAGGCGAAAATTTACTCTGGATGGCGCAATACATGGTCGCTTTTGGCTTTGTGGCAAGCATGGGCGAGGCTAGCCTTAGCGTGCAGACCATTTACTTTCAGATCACGCTTCTTATCTTGCTTTGCGGAGCCAGTATTAGCGTGGCAAACGAGGTCATCGTAGGGCATTTAGTAGGCGCTAGCGAGTTTAACGAGGCCTATAAAAGGACATTTAGGGCGCTAAGACTCGGCGTTTTTATAACGCTAGTAGTCGTACTTATAGCTTATGCACTAAAGCATCAAATCATGGACGCACTAAATTTAAACGAAAATTTACGTGCGATCATGTTGCCACTTTTTACACTTTCGATATTTCTTGAAGCGGGTAGAACCTTTAACATAGTCATCGTAAATGCCCTTCGTGCAAGCGGCGACGCAAAATTTCCTCTTGCAACTGGTCTTATCTTCATGTGGGGGCTTTCACTGCCACTTGGATATTTTTTAGGCATCTATCTTGGCTGGGGAATCATCGGCGTTTGGATAGGATTTTGTGCTGATGAGTGGCTAAGAGGTCTTGCAAATACGTGGCGTTGGAGAAGTAAAAAATGGCAAGAAAAACGCCTAGTTTAAAGCAAAAGAGCATAATTTCAGACTTTTATGGGCTAAGCGTTTTAATAAATTTTAAAACAAATGTAAAATCCATGCGTTTAAGAGTTGGCAAGGACGCTAAGATCACGCTATCTATGCCATTTTATAGCACACAAAAGATGGCTCTTAGTTTTCTTGAGATGCACAGAATTTGGCTTGAAAATACTTACAAAAAAGCTCTTTTGAATTTACCAAAAGATGATGAGATGAAATTTCTTGGGCAAATTTATAAGATAAAATTTGATGAAAATTTTAAAGAGCCATTTTTTGATGGCGAGTTTATCTTTACTCCAAATTTAAAAAGTCTTGAGCGTTTAAAAAAAACAAGAGCAAAAGAGCTATTTTTAGAGCTTGTGAGCCATTTTCAGCCTTTTATAAACAAACCAATCAAGCGTATCGTCATACGAAATAGCAAAAATCGCTGGGGTAGTTGCAACCACAAAAAAGGCTATATAAACTTAAGTCTAAGGCTCATCGAAAAGCCCATCTCTGCCGTGAGCTACGTAGTGCTTCATGAGCTTACCCACCTACTCTATCCGCATCATCAAAGTAGTTTTTATAAATTTATAGAAGCCATCATGCCTGATTATAAAGAGCAAGAAAGAATTTTAAGAGCGTAATTTATTTTCATCAAGTAAGTGTAAAAATTAATATGCTAAAATCGCATGTTAATTCACAAAAAGGGAATTTCAATGAAAAAAATGATTTTTATCTCAATCTTAGCCACTTGTGCTTTTGCAGGTAACTTTGAAGATGGACTAAAGGCATATGGGAGCTCAAATTTTAAAGAAGCTTTGGCTAAATTTGAAGCAGGATGTTTGGCAAATGACGTAAAATCTTGCGTAAAAGTTGGAGCGATTTACCAACTAGGAAAAACAGCTCTACCTAATCCAAGCAAGGCCTTAGAGTACTATAACAAAGCTTGCGAAGCTGGTGAGGTTGAAGGTTGCTCGGCAGCTGGTGGACTTTATCTAAATACTGAGCCACAAAAAGCAAGAGAACTTTTTAATAAAGCTTGTGAGAAGAATGATGGATATTCTTGCGAGATGGTAGGTTCTATCTTAATAGAAGCTAAGGAATTTAAAAAAGCTTATGAATTTTTAGTAAAAGGCTGCGAATTAGGCGATAAGATGTCTTGCGAATTTGCAGGTGATCTAAGACGCTCAAAACAACTATAATTTTTAGGCTTTCGAGCCTAAAAATTTCTTATTTAATTTATTACACCAATATCCTTAAACAAAAAATCCTAAAAAAACACTTATTTTAAATAGAAATTACTCAAAGTATAAAGGTAGCCCTAAAAAATTTATATTAGAAATTTAGGCAAGAGTGCTCTTGCCTAAGATTAGATTATTTTTATTTGATCAAGTGGTTTGTCTTTAATGCCCCATTGAGTCATAAAAACAAATCCATAAAGTATAGCAGCTACGATATAAGCAGTGTATTCGTTTGGTATAAGATTAAATTTCGCACATATATTTGGCACAAGAGCTAGTGGCACAACAGGGATCAAAAGAATACGCTCCCAAATTCTAAGTTTTGTGACATAGTAGCCTTGAAGTAAGCTTGAAAAAGCAAACATTCCCACGATTGCCATACCAAAGACAAGTAAAATTTCAAGTGGATTGCTCATCCAGACTATTCCTTTTGAATCAAGCGGGTCGCCCTCATTTACGCTTTCTATTAGCATAAGTTTGTTGTTAAAGAAAAAGGCAAATGGTAAGATCGCTGTTCTTAGATCATAAAAGAATCCTTGAACGCCAACGGTTATAGGATTTGCTTTGGCGATACCCGCTGCTGCGTATGCTGCGATACCAACTGGTGGTGTGTCATCAGCTAAAATTCCAAAGTAAAAAACAAAAAGATGCACAGCTATGGCTGGGATTAGAAAGCCATTTTTATGTGCCAAAAATAAAATAACAGGTGCCACAAGGCTTGAAACTACGATGTAGTTTGCTGTTGTTGGAAGGCCCATTCCTAGTATAAGTGACATCATCGCAGTAAGAAGCAATATCATAACTATATTATCACCAGCAAGTAACTCAACTAAATCTGAAAGTACTTGGCCAAGGCCAGTTAAAGAGATAGAGCCCACGATAATACCTGCAAGTGCGGTTGCTATAGCGATCGTTGTCATACTTTTTGCGGCTGCAACCATCGCCCAAAATATATCTTCAAAGCCTATTAACACATCATTTATTCCAACTTTTTCGCCACTTGCTAGTTTTTTAACTGGCTCTTGAAAGATCATTATTAAAAATAAAAATCCAATCGCATTAAATGCTGCAGCGATGGCTGACTCTTTTGCGATTAATAGCGTATAAAGCAAAATCAAAATCGGAGTTATATAGTGAAGTCCGCTTACAAAAATTTTAAATCTTGAGTGAAACTCGCTTTGATTTATACCTTTTAAGCCAAGCTTGACGCTCTCCAAATGAACAATAAAAAATAGTGACAAATAGCAAGCAAAAGCTGGAATTACCGCTGCCATCATAACATTTGTATATGTCATGCCCAAAAACTCAGCGATGATAAAGGCAGCTGCGCCCATGATCGGAGGCATAAGCTGTCCATTTACGCCAGCAGCAACCTCGATGGCTCCAGCTTTTGTGCGTGAAAGACCAGCTTTTTTCATAAGTGGTATGGTAAATGTACCAACTGTTACAACATTTGCAGTGGAGCTTCCTGAAACCATACCTGTTAGTCCACTTGCGATGACCGAGGCTTTAGCTGGACCGCCTCTATATTTTCCAAGAAGAGAGAAAGCTAAATTTATGAAATATTGCCCAGCACCTGCCCTCTCAAGCAATGAGCCAAAAAGTACAAAAAGGTAGATAAAACTAACGCTAACTCCGATAGGCACACCAAAGATGCCCTCAGTCGTTAAAAACATATGACCTGCTATCTTTTCAAAGCTGGCACCTTGATGAGCGATGATGTCTGGCATATAAGGACCAAAGTGATCATATATCAAAAATAATATACAAATAATTGGAAGTGCTGGCCCCATGACACGCCTGCCAGCCTCAAGCAAGACAATGATCGCTAAAAACGATATGACGATATCTTGTGTGATATAATCCCCAGTCCTATCAGCTAGTTCATAAAAATAAACCGCTGGATAAAGCACAGCAACAACGCCTACCACACAAAAGACTAGATCGTAAAATGGCAAACTAGAATGTGCCTTTTTATGAAAAGTGACTGGATAAAGCAAAAATACAAGACCAACCGCAAAGGCTAAGTGTATTGAGCGCGAAATGTTAGTATTTAGCGGAAAATAAGCTATATAAAGCTGAAAAACTGACCAAGAAAAGCATACGATCGCAATGAAATAGTTGTAAAAATTGCTATTTATCTCCCTTGTTTTTACTTCGACAAATTGTTCTTCGTTGTCTTTGACTTCGTTCATCTCTCTCCTTTAAAATTTAAATATAAAAATTAAAAAATTTGCATATTTAAATTTTATCCAGAGGCAAAGCCCCTGGAAATGGATTATTTTAAGATGCCAGCCTCTTTAAATGCAGCCTCTGCAGCTGGGTGAAGCGGAGCTGAAAGACCTTGAACAAGATCTTCTTTGTTTACTGATTTTAGCGCTGGGTGAAGAGTTTTGTACTCATCAAAATTATCTAAAATAGCTTTTATCACAGCTTTTACAGCCTCATCTTTTGTGTCTTTATTGGTTACCAAAACAGCCTTTACACCGATAGTATTTACATCGTGATCAACGCCGTCATATGAACCTTTTGGTATCACACCTTTTGCGAAGTATGGCTTCTCTTTAAGAAGATTATCGATCTCGCTGCCTTCGATATTTAGGATATCAATCGGTAAAGATGTCGCAGCATCAGTGATGTTTGCAGTTGGGTGTCCGACAACAAAGCTATATCCGTCTATCTTTTTATCTTTTAGTGCGTGTGGGCATTCACCAACTGTTAAAACGCCGCGGTAGCCTAGTTTTGAAACATCAAAGCCTTTTGCTTTAAAGACTTCAAGTGTACTCACTTCGTTGCCACTGCCTGGGTTTCCGACGTTATATTTTTTACCTGCAAATGAAGCAAGATCACTTGTAAGACCGCTATCTTTTGCCACAACAAATGCAAGAAGTTCTGGATAGATAGCAACTACTGAGCGTAAATTTTCATCTTTTGCTCCGTCAAATTTGCCAGTGCCGTTAAATTTATCATAGACAACGTCACTTTGAACAAAGCCAAATGTAAGCTCTTTTTTCAAAACGTTATTTACGTTGTAAACCGAGCCGCCAGTTGATTGGACTGAGCATTTTACATTAGTATTTTTGTTTGCTAAACGGCAAATCGCTCCACCTATCGGATAATAAGTGCCTGTCATGCCGCCAGTACCGATACTAATAAATTCTTTTGCTGAAAGAGTTGTTGCTAAAAGCAAGCCAGCAAGTGCCAAAGAAGTAGTTTTCATCTAAGATCCTTTCAAGAAATTTAAGGCTATTTTATTCTATAAATTTAGCTTTTTACCTTATTTGATATGATATTTTCATGCCGTTTTAGTAAAGTTGCAACCATTCTACACAATCAAGACTTAAAAAAATATTTTCTTAAGACTAAATTTATATTTATTTGTTAGTCAAAATAAATTTGATAAACCGGCTATTTAAATATCATTTTTTATTGTATAATCCACCGCAGTTCTAAGTTTTAGAAAAACTGTTGCAAATTTACAACTAACCAATAGCTTTTTACAAATGTTAATAACAATCAAATTTTGGAGGTTTTTATGAAAAAATCACTTATGTTGGCCGCTTCAATGCTGCTTTTATCTTTAAATTATGCTTCTGGTGCAGACGAAAAAACGCAAGTTAGCTTTAGTGGCTCATCTACTCTGGCTCCAGTCATTGCTAAAATTTCAACCGACTTTATTGAAAAGTACGAGACTTGGGATAAAGTAGATAGCTCTTTACCAAACAAAAATATCACCATTTTTGTCTCAGCTGGTGGCTCAGGTGCTGGCGTGAAAGCCGTGCTTGATCATGTCGCTGACTTTGGCATGTTAGCTCGCGATATAAAAGATAGCGAAAAGGCAAAGATCAAGGATATGAAAGCCTATACGCTTGGCATAGACGCACTTTGTGTGGCTGTAAACCCAGAAAATGAGGTGATAAAGCTAAAGGGCGGAAATTTAAGCAAAGATGAGATCGTCAAAATTTTCTCAGGCGAGTATAAAAAGTGGAGCGACCTTGACAAATCCCTACCAAATGACGAAATAGTCGTAGTTACAAGAGATCTTGGTGGCGGTGCTCACGAGGTATTTCAAAAAAAGATCATGAAAGATGTCAAAGTTAGCAAAAACGTCATCCAATCACCTTCCATGGGTGCTCTTGTCTCAAAAATCATCGAAAATAAAAACGCTATTGGCTACGCTTCTTTTGGTATCACAAACCAAAACAAAGGCAAGCTAATACCGCTAAATATTGACGGCGTCGAGCCAACTGTGAAAAATATAGTTGATGGCAAATACTACATCTCTCGTCCGCTCATCATCGTAAAAAGTGGCAAGTTAAGCAAAACTGAGCAAATTTTTGTTGATGTGCTAAATTCAGCCGAAGGTCAAAAGACTATCGAAAAAATGGGATTTATACCAGTAAAATAGCCAATGACAGGGCAAATTTTTAAAGGCACGATATATCTTTTTACACTTTTATCCGCCATGCTTTTGCTTTTACTCGTGGGGTTTTTACTGCTAAATTCCACGAGTTTCTTTACAGAAGTAAGCCTCTTTGACTTTTTACTAAATGACGACTGGGACGTTAGTACAGAGCCTTTTAGCTTTGGACTGTTTAATATCCTAGTCGCAAATTTTGTAGTTGCGTTTTTAGCTTGCATATTTTCATTTTTTATCTCGCTTGGCGTTACTATATTTATTTGCTTTTTTGCGAGCGCCTGGCTTAGGCACGTGCTAGACTGGATGATACGGATACTAGCTGGCATACCATCTATCATATATGGATTTTTCGCGCTTTACACGGTTGTAAAAATTTTAGAGTCAGGGTTAAAAATGTCCGCTGGCGAGTCAGTCTTAGCAGCTAGCCTCATCCTTAGCGTCATGATACTGCCTTTTTTTACCTCGCATTTGCTCCAAAGTGTTGATCTGCTAAAGCAAAATTTCAAAACAAACTCGGATGCGCTTGGCGTAAGCACAGGATATTTTATAAGAAAAATAATTTTTAGAAAATCCATAAAAGCAAGCATTTCAGGCTTTATACTCGCATTTTCAAGGGCAGCTGGCGAGACGATGGCTGTGATGATGGTTATAGGCAACACCCCGCTTTTTCCGCACCTGCTCTCAAAAGCCCAGACCATACCATCTCTAATAGCCCTTGAAATGGGTATGAGCGAGGCTGGTAGCTTGCACTATCACGCCCTAATAGCAAGCGGATTTGTCCTGCTTGTTTTTATATTTTTGCTAAATATTTTTATCTTTAAATTTGAGAAAAACAATGAACGCTTTTAAAGATCATCTAGTCAAATTTTACGCTTATCTTTGCGTATTTATAGTGGTTGCGGTGATATTTTGGATATTTTATTTCATCTTTGCAAATGGCATCTCTCAGATAAATTTAGACTTTCTAACCAAAAATCCGCAAGGTTTAAATTTAGGTGAGAGTGGTGGCATAAGAGACGCTATCATAGGCTCATTTTTGCTGATGATACTATCTATGATATTTTCTGCACTTCTTGGCGTTAGCTGCGCCATTTATAGGCAAATTTACTGCACCTCTGGCACGATCAAGCTTGGTCTTAAATTTATCATCCAAACGATGGCCTCCATACCTTCTATCTTGCTTGGGATGTTTGTTTATGGGCTTTTTATCGTTAGCCTTGATATCCCTAAAAGCCTACTAACAGCTAGCATTACGCTTGCTTTGATGGTCTTTCCATTTGTTGAAGTAAGCGTTGAAAAGGTGATCTCGCAGATCGATGAAAAGATGTTAAGAGATAGCTTCGCACTTGGCGTTGATAAAAATTTCATGGCTAGAAAGCTAGTTTTGCCAACTATTAGAAAAAATATCATATCTATCTTGATACTAGCTGGCAGCTACGCCATAGGGGCTACCGCACCGCTACTTTTAACAGGGGTCGTCTTCATGGCAAAGGCCGAAGGCCTGCTCTCGCCAGTCATGGCACTGCCTTTTCACCTGCACATGCTTTTAAGCCAGTCAGTCGCAACTCAAAATGCCTACGCCACGGCGCTTGTGATCATTTTTATACTGATCATTTTGCACTTGCTTTCAGCCGTAGTTTTATTTGATATAGGAGAGAAAATTGCCAGATATTTTAAACATAAAAGATCTTAGTATCTTTTACCAAGATAATGAAATTTTAAAAGATCTAAATTTAAACATCGCCGAAAACGAGATCATCTGCCTAATGGGCAGCTCAGGATGTGGCAAATCGACATTTCTTTCAGCGCTAAATGGCTTTTTAGAGCAAAAAGGCGGCAGATATAGCGGAGAGATACTATTTAAAGGTGAAAATATCAAAAATAAGGGCGAAATTTGGCTAAGA
The DNA window shown above is from Campylobacter concisus and carries:
- a CDS encoding TAXI family TRAP transporter solute-binding subunit, with amino-acid sequence MKTTSLALAGLLLATTLSAKEFISIGTGGMTGTYYPIGGAICRLANKNTNVKCSVQSTGGSVYNVNNVLKKELTFGFVQSDVVYDKFNGTGKFDGAKDENLRSVVAIYPELLAFVVAKDSGLTSDLASFAGKKYNVGNPGSGNEVSTLEVFKAKGFDVSKLGYRGVLTVGECPHALKDKKIDGYSFVVGHPTANITDAATSLPIDILNIEGSEIDNLLKEKPYFAKGVIPKGSYDGVDHDVNTIGVKAVLVTNKDTKDEAVKAVIKAILDNFDEYKTLHPALKSVNKEDLVQGLSAPLHPAAEAAFKEAGILK
- the pstC gene encoding phosphate ABC transporter permease subunit PstC; this encodes MTGQIFKGTIYLFTLLSAMLLLLLVGFLLLNSTSFFTEVSLFDFLLNDDWDVSTEPFSFGLFNILVANFVVAFLACIFSFFISLGVTIFICFFASAWLRHVLDWMIRILAGIPSIIYGFFALYTVVKILESGLKMSAGESVLAASLILSVMILPFFTSHLLQSVDLLKQNFKTNSDALGVSTGYFIRKIIFRKSIKASISGFILAFSRAAGETMAVMMVIGNTPLFPHLLSKAQTIPSLIALEMGMSEAGSLHYHALIASGFVLLVFIFLLNIFIFKFEKNNERF
- a CDS encoding phosphate ABC transporter substrate-binding protein; translated protein: MKKSLMLAASMLLLSLNYASGADEKTQVSFSGSSTLAPVIAKISTDFIEKYETWDKVDSSLPNKNITIFVSAGGSGAGVKAVLDHVADFGMLARDIKDSEKAKIKDMKAYTLGIDALCVAVNPENEVIKLKGGNLSKDEIVKIFSGEYKKWSDLDKSLPNDEIVVVTRDLGGGAHEVFQKKIMKDVKVSKNVIQSPSMGALVSKIIENKNAIGYASFGITNQNKGKLIPLNIDGVEPTVKNIVDGKYYISRPLIIVKSGKLSKTEQIFVDVLNSAEGQKTIEKMGFIPVK
- a CDS encoding TRAP transporter permease; this encodes MNEVKDNEEQFVEVKTREINSNFYNYFIAIVCFSWSVFQLYIAYFPLNTNISRSIHLAFAVGLVFLLYPVTFHKKAHSSLPFYDLVFCVVGVVAVLYPAVYFYELADRTGDYITQDIVISFLAIIVLLEAGRRVMGPALPIICILFLIYDHFGPYMPDIIAHQGASFEKIAGHMFLTTEGIFGVPIGVSVSFIYLFVLFGSLLERAGAGQYFINLAFSLLGKYRGGPAKASVIASGLTGMVSGSSTANVVTVGTFTIPLMKKAGLSRTKAGAIEVAAGVNGQLMPPIMGAAAFIIAEFLGMTYTNVMMAAVIPAFACYLSLFFIVHLESVKLGLKGINQSEFHSRFKIFVSGLHYITPILILLYTLLIAKESAIAAAFNAIGFLFLIMIFQEPVKKLASGEKVGINDVLIGFEDIFWAMVAAAKSMTTIAIATALAGIIVGSISLTGLGQVLSDLVELLAGDNIVMILLLTAMMSLILGMGLPTTANYIVVSSLVAPVILFLAHKNGFLIPAIAVHLFVFYFGILADDTPPVGIAAYAAAGIAKANPITVGVQGFFYDLRTAILPFAFFFNNKLMLIESVNEGDPLDSKGIVWMSNPLEILLVFGMAIVGMFAFSSLLQGYYVTKLRIWERILLIPVVPLALVPNICAKFNLIPNEYTAYIVAAILYGFVFMTQWGIKDKPLDQIKII
- a CDS encoding PstA family ABC transporter permease, which translates into the protein MNAFKDHLVKFYAYLCVFIVVAVIFWIFYFIFANGISQINLDFLTKNPQGLNLGESGGIRDAIIGSFLLMILSMIFSALLGVSCAIYRQIYCTSGTIKLGLKFIIQTMASIPSILLGMFVYGLFIVSLDIPKSLLTASITLALMVFPFVEVSVEKVISQIDEKMLRDSFALGVDKNFMARKLVLPTIRKNIISILILAGSYAIGATAPLLLTGVVFMAKAEGLLSPVMALPFHLHMLLSQSVATQNAYATALVIIFILIILHLLSAVVLFDIGEKIARYFKHKRS